A window from Vulcanimicrobium alpinum encodes these proteins:
- a CDS encoding CGNR zinc finger domain-containing protein has product MTDYPDPSLQLAIDLVNTDHASRAREMMPDLAAARAFLGAHGIDDAFGEADLPRLRQLRAALRGVFEAGETRAAAERVNAILASYRAAPKITFCDGDGDAPARLEPDVCGDAVDYVGAAAGLALARVLCDAGAERLGVCSSETCRDAFVDVSKNCRKRFCGSDCARITSVRNFRKRARTKASA; this is encoded by the coding sequence TTGACCGATTACCCCGACCCGTCGCTGCAGCTCGCGATCGACTTGGTCAACACCGACCACGCGTCGCGCGCGCGCGAAATGATGCCCGACCTCGCGGCGGCGCGCGCGTTCCTTGGGGCGCACGGGATCGACGACGCGTTCGGCGAGGCCGACCTGCCGCGGCTGCGCCAACTGCGCGCCGCGCTGCGCGGGGTGTTCGAAGCCGGTGAGACCCGGGCCGCGGCGGAGCGGGTGAACGCGATCCTGGCCAGTTACCGCGCGGCCCCGAAGATCACGTTCTGCGACGGCGACGGGGACGCGCCGGCGCGGCTCGAGCCGGACGTCTGCGGCGACGCCGTCGACTACGTCGGCGCGGCGGCGGGTCTCGCGCTCGCGCGAGTTCTGTGCGACGCCGGGGCGGAACGCCTGGGGGTCTGCTCGTCGGAGACGTGCCGCGACGCGTTCGTCGACGTCAGCAAGAACTGCCGCAAGCGGTTCTGCGGCAGCGACTGCGCGCGGATCACCAGCGTCCGCAATTTTCGCAAACGCGCCCGCACGAAGGCGTCCGCGTGA